AATACCAACAAAGGACGGGCATGAGCATAAGAAACGTAGAAAATCAGTTGAGTCAGATGGTCTCTACAATACATCGCTTGGAGTCTCAAGAGAAAGGAAGACTTCCATCTCAGCCTGAAGTTAATCCAAAGAACGTGAGTGCCATAACCTTCAGAAgtggaaaagaaattaaagggcCTACGGTTCTGAAGGATAAGAGTCAGGATCAAATTCAAAAAGAGATAGAAGATAAAAGGCATGAATGGGTATCTACAATAAAcaaattgatttctccaatttatgaagaattgccctcacagaccATCAATGATCTTAAGGAAGATGAGAATGCAATTATTCTAACAAGTGACATGGtactgcaagagtctcaagaaaaaggatctaaagatgcagttaaAAAGAAAGTTgagtgcaagaaatgagaccccaacatcaaatggttcaagtgaatgaatccagtgaacaatctccaaatgcagtaacattttctccatttcttaatcaatattttcctaactcttattctttaattcctaTTAGTGAAATTGATCTTATTATACCAAAagattttgagtttcatgacaagaataagttaagagttgcgatggcaaaatatctcgaacTAGTAAGTGTTcatgatggaggagtgagtgaagaatTAAGATTCTTGTTGACTTGTTTGGCGCCATCTGCTAATCCATGGAAGATCATATCTCATgtgctcaagaattactctatttatgAGAGTTATCAGGGatacatagaagatgaagcgCTGAAATGAGctacacgattttatcctctgtgaataaatagggcaaatgtctagccaaagacattaaagaaatgcgctgcttgggaggcaacccaagactctttattttagttttcttatgtttctggagtttttgttaagtgttagttgaGTTTAGTGATTTGTTATTTTTGTGGCAGGAAACTGGTAGTTGGGCGTGCCCGCGTCTAATGGTCACGCCTAAGGAAGGAATTTTTGATTTGATGGACAAAAAACTACCCgctagttaggcgtgcccacgccagatggTCACGTTTAAGGAAGACAATTATTTTTCTGCGATCAGAAAACTCATCagaaaactctccaatagttagtcgtgcccacgccaggtggtcacgcctaagGAAGGTAATTTTCTTCTGCGGGCAGAAGACTCTCCaatagttaggcgtgcccacgtcaTGTGGTCACGCTTAAGAAACTTAATTTCTGAGGGTTGGTCAGAAGACTCGAGggtagttaggcgtgcccacgcctaatGTAGTGGTTctaaaaaaaatcttttcttttctcttccttttcctttcctttttccattttctttctctcttcttttcctttcttctttctttctttcatccTTCTCCATCCGAACTCCACTGCTGCCAACCATCAACTTACATCAAGCTCCACAATCATTTGCCCCTCACCCGTAGCTGTCCACGACCCCTACAGTTATCAGGGAAGTTTCGTTATCCCCAttacttttcttttattctttattttacattggggacaatgtaagatttaggtgtggAGGGAGTAGTATATTCATAATATGTTGAAAAAGTGTAAGTGTAgtcatttttgttgaaattttttatttgactttgtcgaattttatccaatttttgctTATCCTTATGCATACTTGTGGTTATTCTTGATAAACGATGGTTAgatgtttcaaaattttctattgctaagattTTACACTTTAAGGTGTTAAGTATGACATGGTTAAATTTAAGagtatctctttggtgaatatttgagattttgtgacttttatactttttggttaacttttctaagtattgtaaatatttgtctaacATTATTTTTATACAAATTagttcaactattaatcttagttctccatatttaagaaatgaagcgggtttatgtgatttttaattttaatttgatgCTTGTTTATAAATAGTATtcggctatactccgctagtatcgttgcctagtaaccggaggttttcaccacaagtgtcgattttcgcatCAAAAAGTGACGATAACTATGAGTATGTGGTCCTTTAGCGATAAAAATTGAGTAACCGAGCTCCTTCATTTGATAGATGtcagagttcgcgtcaaaacgcTCAAATGGCTAAAGACTAAGCATTccccttaaaaaaaaatcaatcaagtatggggatattttagaaaaaaaaatgtgctaATGGTGAAAATGTGGAAGTATTTGAATGAATTGTTAACCCGCTAATctatgaattttaatgttgagattctgcttaatagtcgaaccatttgattatggatgctggttgaatattttatattcttagattagttagttataAATTGAAAAAGTCCTTGATCTTGAAAGCtaactggagagatatttcttgcAAATTACCACTAATATTTGACAtgtgttttaattgtatcttggcaatataagatttgagcaatagccattgtttgaatttgattatttgatttgttgttctcatacttgaggacaagtatggtttaggtgtgggggaaattaATAAGTTACAATTCTGTcactaattttataattatttccCTCTTTTATCTTACCAAATATTGCATTAATTAGTATATTCTATTTACTTTTGGTAATTTGTGTTGATTGTAGGGATTTGGAGCAAAAAGGGATTAAAGACGTGATTTTCATTGAATTTTTGTACTAATCAACATCGTCTCATCAAAATTTAATTCTGCAAGTTCGGAAACTCGGAAGTTGACGCGTGACTTCTAGTCTTGGATTGGAGCCGTGGAAGAGACTCTTTATCAACTGACTAGTTTTCTATTCTTATTAGGAGATTAGTCTATCTGACTAGGAGGAGTTTTCTTTGGTTTAGGAAAGTAGTTTTTCGATAGGAATAAAGAAACGGGAAGTCTGAAACAATAGGGGGAGGACTTCTTTTTCTCCTTGGTTGCAAGGAACAAATAgacgttttttttttcttttcttcttaatTCTGATACTTCATGACACTCTTGGGGAGAATGGCCGCGGCAATAAACTCCAATATTTCGCGCATGGCTTTTTCCATGGAGATGAACTAAGCttttctagtcgaaggtcaatttgagGATTCGGTTCTAAATATCTGTGAAatcgaattattttacttatttttttattcattggtatttgtacgttttcTGATATAACTTCTTATGATTGTTAtattatttgaatgtcaagggcccgatattcgaattaacctaaaAATCTACTGCCAGATTAAGTGATTGAttccgtaattgttcaattgattaataccagtggcgactagtgtgattggtttcatgttagggaaacgtatgatctaatttaaacaaaccctcgtagcatATTTGTTAATTAGGGTTggacttttctaattcttaatacaatcggggaattaaattctatggccgtacctagggttattttttggttaggaaaatagttaatggtcgtaccttgactatcgaaaaagtaaggaaaggctggttgtttgacaggttgtcgaagcctgtgcaataataaaacctgctcaaactaaaagtaatttctgtagatagtggtaagcagggtcgaatccacagggactgggagtaattgtttcttttcaaattcacagtgacaaaggggggtgtttttgtgtaGAAGGTGACACTCAAAGAaatccaaataaaatctaagaaattaaataacaaaatattaaaatcaaatgagtaataattaaggatctagccaaggaaaaacttcagcaatggttcacctaattgatcatcgatgcaaagccaattccaattatttatcaataaataggttataactaccaaacaagcgatggcagtcaacccctccttactgtgtcggtgatcaaggtacgcccgttaatcactgctctaattgagaaataatcctaggtacgcccgtagaatttaattccccaattgccttacgtattagaggagtcttattctaaccaaataacgcactaccagggttattttagattagcccgcgtattcccctgacacaaatctaatcatgccagttgtcactattttagagcaattaaacaattacggatttaataccctaattgacaatagattacccaatcaactaattatctggatccaagacaattaattaattaaataaccataaacaTAGCAACCAAGAAATATGCGGATAccaataaatgaaaggaaaagattaaattaaaacgatctcacaatttttaggcgaaccagagcctTCGTTGCTCCTTAACTAGAGTTGGAAAATTAGTTCATAATTGATGAGCTAAACCCACCAGAAATTGTAAAGAGAGCTGCGGCCATTAATTCAGGAAATGCCCAACTTCAATCCGGTCAAAACAATAAAGCACAGCAAAGTTGCAGAGTACAATGACCTGTCCTTGCTTGTCGGCTCATCCGacggaagaagaaaaagaaagcaccTAAAAGCTACTAATGGAAAAGTCAAGGCTGATCCTACTTTTTCCTCACATACGTGAGAATGGCTATTCCAGGCTAAGCCAAGTCAAAATTGAAACTAGCTACAGGACGAAAAAAACTCCAAACAAAGCCAGCCGCCAATCTgatcctcttcttcctctctttaTTGCGGCAGCTCACAGCAGGAAGAGAAGCCCTCCGTCCGTCATTCCTTTgcgaaaattaccaaaatgggcGTGACATCTCCTCTTCCAAAAGTGCCCTTGGGACAAGCTTTATCATCTGAATTCTTTTCCTGTCAATTTGGCACCTGTTattatattttcgttctactccctgaaatatacgtaaattaagaaaaatgagtagaatccagcaattaatccacatcaagtcaggtaataagggaaaataataataaaataaatagataaattttaGCCTATCATTGTTTATCGCGTATTTGACAACTATAatcaatctattaatgagtaattgaattatctttgcatcgatgatcagttgaatggaccgtgtctgaaaagtttcacttttggctagagtcgtattggttattgattaattcttgtttatttctattagttgtttcattagttagttaattagttattttatattctccaaaaattcCCCATACTTCGGATTCtggaagaaacgaattatccccaatccctgtggatccgaccctactcaccgctatatacaaaatttgtatttttattgagtaggtaattattattgcttAGGCTTGACACTGTCATgtataaaaaagaattaattgTTACACCAATAGATTTACCAATATTGTTGGAAACTGAATATTTATGgatgaagaaaaatggattgctagatcttttctacttaattaaatATGAATATATAGTTCTAGATTTGTGgccattataaaaatttaaattatctaaaataatGTTTATAAAAAAGAATATCTACTAAGCTTTTAACATGGGGTATATTATTTGATCGATACTATCATATTATAGTGAGTATGCAAACAAATTTTTAgatattagtaaataattgaacatttagaATACATTAAATTTTTAAAGTTAATGTGAAAGAATATGTAggattgttgttaatttttgtacttaaattattcatatttgtataaattcacaataaataaaaagaccGAGCTAAGGCACTGGAAAAATTCTAGTAAAATAGTGAAAACAATCATTGAGGcattagtttaaaaaaaatcctTGATACACATACTGTGGTaccaagtaaaaataaaaaaggacaCATGTAACATAGATTCTACAGTCGAACTTCCATTTAATTATTGAGACATGAGAAAGCCTTTACGAAGTATCATAGATCTCTTGTATTAGTTGTCCTATTGTCGAAGGGGAAGGGAGGGAGGGGGGGCTAGAAATTACTCATGAATGTGCAGCAAACATAACATTATTACAATAAGTTTCATTGCCCGAAAAAGTTAATTTTATGGAATAGAAATTCAAGATACAACTTTTAAATGAGACTACTACGCATGGGTCCTGTAGTGAATAGAGTGTCATAGGAAATGTAAAATAGAAAGTTGgagtaaaatggtaaaaaaaaatctaggtCTTAggatttttgttcttttttggatctatggttaatatatgttgcAAAACAAGCGTATCATACGTTAATCACAAAGAAGTTTacatattaataaatttagtgtATGGTTCTTTATTTTGGAATAAACGCATGGaaggttttaaaaaaaaaaagacacaacgaaagaaagaaagaaaaagaaattgggATGATGGACTGTGAACACTAATAGATCTTGAATGAAAAaatgtcagaaaaaaaaaacttgaatcgaaaaaacaaaaaagaaataaataatgatAGATCATGTTGACTTCGTAAATGGAAGAATTTTTTTATGACAGCAATCACAAAGTTACAGCTGCACCAACTTGAAGCCGAAGAATTGAAGAACACCAGAAATTGCTTCCAGAAACGTGAATATAAAATTACATCATTGAACTGATTCAACACATACAAATACTGGATCGGCGTGAAGAATTAGTTCCCGTTTGCCAATCTGAATTAATGACTCTTAAACAAAATCAAGAAGAGACATGAATTGGTCCCCGTTTGCCAAAAGTGATCGGCCTGAAGAATTAATTCCCATCTGCTACTGAATTATTTTCCAAGAACGACCCTGAGACCCTCATTTCCTGCTTCCATCTGTTCTTCTTGAATCTGCTTAACAGAAGTCACAGCAGCCTTACAGCACCGTTTGAGCTTTATCATTTCAAGATTTGAACATTCCCCTAAACAAGAAGGGACCTCTTTCAGTTTGCTGCATTGGTGCAAAACCAACTTCTCAAGACGGGAAAAATTATCAGAAGTGGCGGTCCAGCTTCGAAGGTCCAATCTTGACAATTCCAAGAATCGGAGGTTAAGGAACTCCCCTGCTTTCATTTCCCATTTTTCCCCTACAAAGGCTTTATGCCGTAATTTAAGCACTTCAAGACTCGGCAGCTTTCCAATAGTTGAAATTTCGGTCCATGGCATATGAGTATATGCGAGAGTCAACTTTTTCAAATACAGTGGGAATTTAACTCTCGATGGGACAAGATTATTCACCTTAAGTGACTTTAGTCCACTTAGACCATCCAGAACGGGAATCCAGTTTCTGGAAGAACTAGATGGCACGCATTTTAGCCTGCGGATGCTTGGCAACTTTGTCAATATCTTCCGCAAGTTTTGAGAAGAGGAATCAATTGCAAGGCTTAAAGTCTCTAAATGTTTTAAATCCGGGGAGCCGGCAAGACTGTCAGCAGGAAAACTAAAACCATGCTGGGAACTTGTAATGCATAGATGCCTCAATGTCTGAATGTTCCAAATAGTGATCGGCAGCCCAACATTACGACCGCTTGCTGTCACCAGAAAAGTTTCTAATCTTGAGAGGTTGGCTATTTCAGATGGCACGGAAAAAATGCGTGAAAGCGCCAAGTATCTCAAGTGAACAAGCAATACTACTTCCATCGGAAATCCACTCTTAAAACTAAAGTTCCCCAACTTAAAACTAAAGTTCCCCAAATCCAAAACTCTAAGAAGTTTAAATAACAGAACCCCAGTTGGAAAATAAGGCACCACTTTCCACTTAACAAAGAAGAGCAAAGAACGTAGATTGGGAAAAAATACCTTTGAATTTTTAAGTTTCTTGGGCTCGGTATTGTAAATACATAGTCGATGAAGGTTATGTGGTCCAGTCAGAGTGAAAAGATTATTTTCCCCATCCGAAATCTGTAGAAAACTTTCTTCTTTGGCTTTTTTCACACAAAACTCATGTATCAAATCATGAATTCGGCAAGCTTTGGCTCCACCTATTGATCTTTGTCGGGTGACCATAACTAAACTTCGTTGGACCAGATCCATCAAGTACTCATCTACCACATCCTCTGAGCCCTTTCCTTCAGTCTTTTGCAGAAATCCTTCAGCGGTCCAAAGCCAGATCAATTTTCGGACAGGGACGTCTTCATCTTCTGGGAATGCTCCGAAGTAAAGAAGGCATGGCTTCAGATGACTGGGCAAATTGCTGTAACTCAACTCCAGTGTCCTCTTGCATTGTTCAGCCACAGCAATTCTGCTAGAACTTAGAGTTTCTGCAACTTCTTTCCAGCAATCTTGCTCAGTAGTTGCAAGAATTCCAGCAACAAGGACAATTGTGAGAGGTAGTCCCTTACAGTTTTTTGCAATTTGGAATCCAACTTCATTTAGTGTTGGAGTACAACCTTCTTTGCCAAATAGCTTATTTCGCAGCAATGCCCAACTCTCTGTGTCAGTAAGTAGGCGAAGATGGTAAGGTTCACTAGCATGTTTTAATGGAAAACTGTGAATTCTGCTGGTTAAGATAATCCTGCTTCCGTTTGCATCATTTGGAAATGATCTTTCCAACAAATTCCATGCCTCAATGTCCCATAAGTCGTCCAAAACTATGAGATACCTATTTCTCAACAAAACCCTCCTTACCTCTTCAGCCAAATCATTTTCATCTTTGTTAAGATATTTGGCTGGACTACCATGATGAATACTGCACAAAATCTGAGCTAACAAATTGTGCTTGTTGTATGATTGAGAAACAGTACACCAAGCATAAATATGAAAGCGGCGACAATCTGAATTTTGCATACGGTGGTAAACTGTGTTTGCTAATGTTGTCTTACCAAGTCCAGCCATCCCAACAATTGAAATAATATCCAGCTGCCGTGAACCCCCGGTAAGTCTACAGGTGATTGTCTTTATTGCTTCATCAAGACCCACTGGAGCTTCATTCAGTGCTGGGGTTCTGAGTTTTGATGTCGTATCAGCTGAATTGTTGCTAACTCTCAGTGCGTCAGTGCCATGGCTGAGGCTGTCAGAGATTCCAAGGGCCTCAGTCCTCATCAGCTCTATATCTCCAGCAAGGGTATCCAAACATTCAGATATATCCCCAGATACAATAGAGTTGATGAGTAACTTTGCCTTATAGGCCACCTCCATACCACGATCCCAAAGAGGTTGGAGTTTTCTGTTCTGGTTGCGCTGCGTGACAATATTCTCCAAGAAAGATCTTAAGAATATAAGATCCTCTTGCACTCTGTGGATATGATCCTTTGGGAAATGAATTGAATCAGCTTCAGAATTTGATAGTTCCTGGAGACTTTCTAGGAGGAAATCAAAGCAGCCCAACTCATTGGTCCAAGGAAAGCTGAATGATGGTGGTGGATAAATTTGTGCAAGTTCTGCCATAATAAACTTGAGGACTTTGACCAAATGAAAAAGTGCGAGATCTGTTTCCTTGGCCAAACCTTCTATCATTTCAGTTGGTGAAAGGGATAAAATCACAATTCCTGCATCACAGGCCACAAATCCAATAAGTTCCTTCATTTGATCATGTAGCCCGTTGAATTTCTCTTGCTGCTGCCTGAGGAGGATGCTCAGGAACCTTACTCCCTCGTGGAGTATTAGCATTTGATCCTTCACCGCTACCGAGAAACTGGGAAAATATTCTAGTAGCTCCATTACATTATACAGGAGACAATCAATAAAGTTGGCCAACAGATGCTTATTCTTCTCCAGCACTGAAGTGTGTGATGATCTTGATAGCTTTGAAGCTGTCAGGGCCTGGATATAAGTTTCTAGCACTTGGGGATGAACGGGATCAATCTCCTCGCGTATCAGTCGAGATATTTGAGATTCCATTTCATTGCACACTTGTTCACTGTTTCTGTTAAACCAACATATAGAAACCAGGCGTGCAGCTTTGACGGCCACCACTTCAGCGTGGATCAACGGAACGATCAATCCCTTTCCCTCATTGCCTTGCACTGTGGAAAAGCAAATGAAACTCTTCAAGAACAATAGCTTCGCTTTAAGGGTTATCATTACAAAACGAAGAGTATTATTAAATGTGCGAAACAAGCAGGTAAGCCAATCCAGATTCTTTAAAACAGAGCCAATCAATTTTGTAACTAGTCGTGGATCTCCCAGTGACCAGTGGTGCAACAAACTGATATTGCACGATGGTCGGATTTCTGTCTCAAAAAATAACCtgatattttcctcaaatctgCTGAGCTCAGTTTCGATGTCATTAAGATTTGTTGCACCGGACTGAATATATGTAAAAACAGTAGGCTCAGGACCAGGCATGAACGTCCTAACCAGATCTTGAATCCTGAACAAAATAATACTGAGTCTCAAACTGTCAGACACAGTTTTACCCTTGTCCTCCAGATCTTGTTCCCAATGCATTTCTTGGTACCTCCTGCAATTTGTAGCATACAGATCAAACGGTATCAATAGGCTTAACCCCTTCTCCAGCTTCCCGAATTGACCATGCGCCTTGAGCCCAAACCTCTTCCTAAGCAAGTCCAGATGATCTAAAGTAGAATCAAGGAAACTAGTGAAGCTACTACTGGAGGCTATCTGCATTATGGTGTCTTCTTTTTCACTCTGATATCAGATTTCTGTCTAGTGTAACAATTGATGCTGAATGAACTTAGTTCAAGATCTACAGACTTCTCATGAATAATCAAATATTGCCGACAAGACTCCTTTTCTCTCGCTGTATTTTTTATTGGGGGGGTGGTGCCCATGGTTCGAAGTCTCGGCCGAGACCGaaacgactcggccgagtcgtcaccgtctcgACTCCTACCGATACGATACCGTGACGAAATGATACCGAAATACTTGACTCGCCGAGAAATCGGTCGAATCATCACCGTGACGGATTGACTCGGCGAGTCACACCGAGTCACTCCGAGTTATCCTGAGTCAAGACGAGAAATCAGCCGAGTCACACCGTGACGGATTGACTTGGCCGTttcttttactattttttaattatttttatttagcatacttttttatattattaacaatttttagaatattaaatactttaaaatttgcgtctcaccgAGACCGCGACCGATATGCCGAGACTGATGTGGAACGTTCCGGGCCGCGACCACAACCGCGACCGTGACTTTGAACCATGAATTAAATATTTGCGAGACGCTTTCTTCTTCTGCAGTGGCAAACAATTATCAAGAAAGAAAGTCAACACTACATTCACCTAAATTATTGAGCTTGGCGTAATACGTTTTCCCATTACTTGTCTTGGCAGAGCAACAGCAGACTCCAGATATATTATATTTGATATAGATAGAGTTCTTGCTCCAACTCTCCCATGAACTTTTCTTTTatgttcttcttttttctcttctcataATTAGTACTTTGGAACCTGCATCAATTGAACATTGACATGTTTGAGAGGAAGTTTGTGAAAATAGTGAATCAAGAAGCAAGAAGCAATGAACCTGATGTTGTAATATTACAAGATGATTGAATTTTTTGAGCTCTTTGGTGTAACTTTGATCAAAAGGTCTGTCAACATCTTCTATATTGTTGGACTTATTGGACCAAGGGATAAGGAAGCTTCTTTACTCCTATGAAATCCATACTTTACTACCAGCAGTTCATGTGAAAGTTtgtataaatttaaatttttatagtGAGAAGATCAAATTAGTCTGATTCTAAATCAAAAGTGGATGTCAAGTTTTATAGCTACCACAACAGAAGACGAATAAGATAAATCTAAAGATTTGGCCAATCAAGAGCAAAGAAATATGCGAACAATTTCAAGAGAACACTCCTATGAAATAAACTGCCCCACATTCGCAtggccataaaaaaaaaaatttttttggggggggtCATGGCTattaataaaaagaaaatttaatacATTAATTCCCACTCAGACTTTTATATATTAGTAGAGATTTGCACAGTTATTCATATTGCATGGTGCACCAGACCTAGTGACAGTGTATACTTCATCATGGAGGCCCGCTATGTTTTGAACTTCTTTTCTCGGACAAGCACTGATGGTATATGGAAAATAAGCATCATCTAATCTCGGTGCCTGCAGCTGCGGAGAAAACGCACGGTTTATCCTGAATGATTTGGCAAAGCGTATGTATGTAGGTGGCTCTGCAACATTGAGAAGATTTTTTCAGAAATTTAAATAATGGTAGATTATAAGAACTAATAAATGTCCAAAGAGAAAGAACCTGTGGTGAGGCTTGCCAAATAGAGTAAAATCCAAAAGCAAATCATGAGATCTACTGGTGAGGAGAATCCTGCTTCCATTGGAATCATCTGGTAGTGATCTCTCCAACAACTTCCATGCCTTAATGTCCCAAACATCATCCAAAATTATAAGATAC
This sequence is a window from Coffea eugenioides isolate CCC68of chromosome 7, Ceug_1.0, whole genome shotgun sequence. Protein-coding genes within it:
- the LOC113776874 gene encoding putative late blight resistance protein homolog R1A-3; protein product: MESQISRLIREEIDPVHPQVLETYIQALTASKLSRSSHTSVLEKNKHLLANFIDCLLYNVMELLEYFPSFSVAVKDQMLILHEGVRFLSILLRQQQEKFNGLHDQMKELIGFVACDAGIVILSLSPTEMIEGLAKETDLALFHLVKVLKFIMAELAQIYPPPSFSFPWTNELGCFDFLLESLQELSNSEADSIHFPKDHIHRVQEDLIFLRSFLENIVTQRNQNRKLQPLWDRGMEVAYKAKLLINSIVSGDISECLDTLAGDIELMRTEALGISDSLSHGTDALRVSNNSADTTSKLRTPALNEAPVGLDEAIKTITCRLTGGSRQLDIISIVGMAGLGKTTLANTVYHRMQNSDCRRFHIYAWCTVSQSYNKHNLLAQILCSIHHGSPAKYLNKDENDLAEEVRRVLLRNRYLIVLDDLWDIEAWNLLERSFPNDANGSRIILTSRIHSFPLKHASEPYHLRLLTDTESWALLRNKLFGKEGCTPTLNEVGFQIAKNCKGLPLTIVLVAGILATTEQDCWKEVAETLSSSRIAVAEQCKRTLELSYSNLPSHLKPCLLYFGAFPEDEDVPVRKLIWLWTAEGFLQKTEGKGSEDVVDEYLMDLVQRSLVMVTRQRSIGGAKACRIHDLIHEFCVKKAKEESFLQISDGENNLFTLTGPHNLHRLCIYNTEPKKLKNSKVFFPNLRSLLFFVKWKVVPYFPTGVLLFKLLRVLDLGNFSFKLGNFSFKSGFPMEVVLLVHLRYLALSRIFSVPSEIANLSRLETFLVTASGRNVGLPITIWNIQTLRHLCITSSQHGFSFPADSLAGSPDLKHLETLSLAIDSSSQNLRKILTKLPSIRRLKCVPSSSSRNWIPVLDGLSGLKSLKVNNLVPSRVKFPLYLKKLTLAYTHMPWTEISTIGKLPSLEVLKLRHKAFVGEKWEMKAGEFLNLRFLELSRLDLRSWTATSDNFSRLEKLVLHQCSKLKEVPSCLGECSNLEMIKLKRCCKAAVTSVKQIQEEQMEAGNEGLRVVLGK